A genomic stretch from Sebastes fasciatus isolate fSebFas1 chromosome 23, fSebFas1.pri, whole genome shotgun sequence includes:
- the ppp6r2a gene encoding serine/threonine-protein phosphatase 6 regulatory subunit 2a isoform X6 yields the protein MFWKFDLHTTSHIDQLLDREDVTLRELMEEDDVLQECKAQNRRLLLFLSQDQCMQELVSLITTEPPADLEERSRFKFPNIACELLTSDVSIINDKLGADDSLLEVLYHFLEQDPPLNPLLASFFSKTIGNLIARKTEQVITFLKKKEGFIGLVLKHIDASAMMDLLLRLISCVEPAPLRQEVLHWLNEEKLVQRLTELIHTGKDEERQSNASQTLCDIIRLSRDQANQMQENMEADPLLAVLESQDSVAGLVKNMFEGERSEASIVNGTQVLLTLLETRRSGLEGLMDLYSQGYERSYTVNSSILNAIEPHLKDFQQLLLDPPKKSAILTTVGILEQPLGNARLHVARLVAALLQTSAPSICQELCNLATMDLLLDLFFKYSWNNFLHFQVELCVAAILNHPSSDERPSPVLLNHDGGPAASNPESQGEAVETGRTSDPQTSIHNALVAHLFQKCYLVQRILDAWEENDKIQGEGGTRRGNMGHLTRIANMVVQNLEKGPVQVQITDLIKELPEDCRGRWESFVDETLRETNRRNTVELVSTHNMHSSSEDDDMESPFPNDLSLQQIQQMTANFVDQFGFNDEEFSEHDENINATFDRIAEINFNLDADDNSANAAAFEACCKERIRQFDDAEEEEDIWEEKEMNYATQAKSRTRFGVSQTSEESSRSSMENGGRERDHGSESDEEEDSEQNISDNGTSEDSNYQQNTSDNGRSEDSSYQQNTSDNGPGPGWTANFRESGGTAASQTPAAWDSSSRSGAGETQGSGWANFTEFQPFSGTETEPRSSSPVDSAGSDADKQAKQNHDKGADVSASSDAWPVGEGRKAPIVASDSSSSGGSDSEEDDKNAAAAAAAAAAPPAAAVVAASETAGAPGNKTADLKSEECPVSLEKLSLSDPPKASEQQPAEESPVTTQTDRKEETPPPQQEVSVNGPV from the exons ATGTTTTGGAAGTTCGACCTGCACACCACCTCCCACATCGACCAGCTGCTGGACAGGGAGGACGTGACGCTGAGAGAGCTGATGGAGGAGGACGACGTCCTGCAGGAGTGCAAAGCCCAGAACCGCCGGCTGCTACTCTTCCTCTCCCAGGACCAGTGCATGCAGGAGCTGGTCAGCCTCATCACCACGGAGCCGCCCGCcgacctggaggagaggagccgGTTTAA GTTTCCCAACATTGCTTGTGAGCTGCTGACATCAGATGTGTCCATTATAAACGATAAGCTGGGCGCGGACGACTCTCTCCTCGAGGTGCTCTATCACTTCCTGGAGCAAGACCCACCCCTCAACCCGCTACTGGCCAGCTTCTTCAGCAAAACCATCGGCAATCTCATTGCCAGGAAAACCGAACAG gTGATTACCTTTCTAAAGAAAAAGGAAGGCTTCATCGGTCTGGTGCTGAAACATATTGACGCCTCTGCCATGATGGACCTGCTGCTTCGCCTCATCAGTTGTGTGGAGCCTGCCCCCTTGAGGCAGGAGGTCCTCCAT TGGCTGAATGAGGAGAAGTTGGTACAAAGACTCACAGAGCTCATCCATACTGGTAAAGATGAAGAG AGACAATCAAATGCATCCCAAACGCTTTGCGACATCATCCGCCTTAGTCGAGACCAGGCCAATCAGATGCAGGAGAACATGGAGGCCGACCCACTATTGGCTGTGCTAGAGTC GCAGGACAGTGTAGCGGGGCTCGTCAAGAACATGTTCGAGGGGGAGAGGAGTGAGGCCTCCATTGTTAACGGAACTCAAGTGCTACTTACCTTACTGGAGACCAGGAGGTCTGG GTTGGAAGGGCTGATGGATCTGTATTCTCAGGGTTATGAAAGGTCTTACACTGTCAACAGCAGTATTTTAAATGCCATTGAGCCCCATTTAAAGGACTTCCAGCAGCTTCTTCTGGATCCCCCCAAG AAAAGTGCAATATTGACGACCGTTGGCATTCTAGAGCAGCCACTGGGGAACGCCCGCCTTCACGTGGCCCGGCTGGTGGCCGCCCTGCTGCAGACCAGTGCCCCCAGTATCTGCCAGGAGCTCTGCAATCTCGCCACCATGGACCTACTACTG GATCTGTTCTTCAAATACTCCTGGAATAACTTTTTGCACTTCCAAGTGGAGCTGTGCGTGGCGGCTATCCTAAACCACCCTTCCTCGGATGAGCGGCCCAGCCCCGTCCTCCTGAACCACGACGGGGGGCCTGCAGCGTCCAACCCTGAGTCGCAGGGGGAGGCAGTGGAGACAGGCAGGACCAGCGACCCACAGACCTCCATCCACAATGCCCTCGTAGCACAT CTCTTCCAGAAGTGTTACCTGGTACAGAGGATCCTTGACGCCTGGGAGGAGAACGATAAAATACA GGGTGAGGGCGGCACCAGGAGAGGCAACATGGGTCATCTGACCAGAATTGCCAACATGGTGGTTCAGAACCTGGAGAAAGGACCAGTACAGGTCCAGATCACTGACCTCATCAAAG AGCTGCCAGAAGACTGCAGAGGTCGCTGGGAGAGCTTCGTGGACGAGACCCTGAGAGAGACTAACAGGAGGAACACGGTAGAGCTG GTAAGCACCCACAACATGCACTCGTCCAGTGAAGACGACGACATGGAGAGCCCCTTCCCCAACGACCTGTCTCTCCAGCAG ATCCAACAGATGACCGCCAACTTTGTGGATCAGTTTGGCTTCAATGACGAGGAGTTCAGCGAGCATGATGAGAACATCAA CGCCACATTTGACAGAATTGCCGAAATAAACTTCAATCTAGATGCTGATGATAATAGT GCCAATGCGGCTGCTTTTGAAGCCTGCTGTAAAGAGAGGATACGCCAGTTTGATGAtgctgaagaagaggaggacatttgggaggagaaggagatgaaCTATGCAACACAAGCTAAATCCAGAACAAG GTTCGGGGTCTCCCAAACCTCGGAGGAAAGCTCCAGGAGCAGCATGGAGAACGGAGGCAGGGAGCGGGACCACGGATCTGaatctgatgaggaggaggactcTGAGCAGAACATATCAGATAATGGTACATCAGAGGACAGCAACTACCAACAGAACACATCAGATAATGGTAGATCAGAGGACAGCAGCTACCAACAGAACACATCAGATAATG GTCCAGGCCCAGGCTGGACAGCAAATTTCAGGGAATCTGGAGGGACTGCAGCATCCCAGACCCCAGCAGCGTGGGACAGCTCATCGAGGAGTGGAGCAGGGGAGACGCAGGGAAGTGGCTGGGCCAACTTCACTGAGTTCCAGCCTTTCTCCGG TACAGAGACTGAGCCCAGGAGCAGCTCTCCTGTGGACTCGGCCGGCAGTGATGCAGATAAACAAGCCAAACAAAACCACGACAAGGGTG cAGACGTCAGTGCCTCCTCTGATGCTTGGCCGGTGGGAGAAGGGAGGAAGGCTCCCATCGTGGCCTCGGACAGCAGCTCCTCCGGGGGATCCGACAGCGAGGAGGACGACAAAaatgccgccgccgccgccgccgctgctgctgctcctcccgCCGCAGCAGTCGTCGCCGCCTCGGAAACAGCCGGTGCCCCCGGCAACAAGACAGCTGACCTCAAAAG CGAGGAGTGTCCAGTGTCTCTGGAGAAACTCTCTCTGTCAGATCCTCCTAAAGCGTCGGAGCAGCAGCCTGCTGAGGAATCACCCGTAACCACACAGACCGACAGGAA AGAGGAAACGCCACCGCCCCAGCAGGAAGTGTCGGTCAACGGGCCGGTCTGA
- the ppp6r2a gene encoding serine/threonine-protein phosphatase 6 regulatory subunit 2a isoform X14, translating to MFWKFDLHTTSHIDQLLDREDVTLRELMEEDDVLQECKAQNRRLLLFLSQDQCMQELVSLITTEPPADLEERSRFKFPNIACELLTSDVSIINDKLGADDSLLEVLYHFLEQDPPLNPLLASFFSKTIGNLIARKTEQVITFLKKKEGFIGLVLKHIDASAMMDLLLRLISCVEPAPLRQEVLHWLNEEKLVQRLTELIHTGKDEERQSNASQTLCDIIRLSRDQANQMQENMEADPLLAVLESQDSVAGLVKNMFEGERSEASIVNGTQVLLTLLETRRSGLEGLMDLYSQGYERSYTVNSSILNAIEPHLKDFQQLLLDPPKKSAILTTVGILEQPLGNARLHVARLVAALLQTSAPSICQELCNLATMDLLLDLFFKYSWNNFLHFQVELCVAAILNHPSSDERPSPVLLNHDGGPAASNPESQGEAVETGRTSDPQTSIHNALVAHLFQKCYLVQRILDAWEENDKIQGEGGTRRGNMGHLTRIANMVVQNLEKGPVQVQITDLIKELPEDCRGRWESFVDETLRETNRRNTVELVSTHNMHSSSEDDDMESPFPNDLSLQQAFSDYQIQQMTANFVDQFGFNDEEFSEHDENINATFDRIAEINFNLDADDNSANAAAFEACCKERIRQFDDAEEEEDIWEEKEMNYATQAKSRTRFGVSQTSEESSRSSMENGGRERDHGSESDEEEDSEQNISDNGPGPGWTANFRESGGTAASQTPAAWDSSSRSGAGETQGSGWANFTEFQPFSGTETEPRSSSPVDSAGSDADKQAKQNHDKGADVSASSDAWPVGEGRKAPIVASDSSSSGGSDSEEDDKNAAAAAAAAAAPPAAAVVAASETAGAPGNKTADLKSEECPVSLEKLSLSDPPKASEQQPAEESPVTTQTDRKEETPPPQQEVSVNGPV from the exons ATGTTTTGGAAGTTCGACCTGCACACCACCTCCCACATCGACCAGCTGCTGGACAGGGAGGACGTGACGCTGAGAGAGCTGATGGAGGAGGACGACGTCCTGCAGGAGTGCAAAGCCCAGAACCGCCGGCTGCTACTCTTCCTCTCCCAGGACCAGTGCATGCAGGAGCTGGTCAGCCTCATCACCACGGAGCCGCCCGCcgacctggaggagaggagccgGTTTAA GTTTCCCAACATTGCTTGTGAGCTGCTGACATCAGATGTGTCCATTATAAACGATAAGCTGGGCGCGGACGACTCTCTCCTCGAGGTGCTCTATCACTTCCTGGAGCAAGACCCACCCCTCAACCCGCTACTGGCCAGCTTCTTCAGCAAAACCATCGGCAATCTCATTGCCAGGAAAACCGAACAG gTGATTACCTTTCTAAAGAAAAAGGAAGGCTTCATCGGTCTGGTGCTGAAACATATTGACGCCTCTGCCATGATGGACCTGCTGCTTCGCCTCATCAGTTGTGTGGAGCCTGCCCCCTTGAGGCAGGAGGTCCTCCAT TGGCTGAATGAGGAGAAGTTGGTACAAAGACTCACAGAGCTCATCCATACTGGTAAAGATGAAGAG AGACAATCAAATGCATCCCAAACGCTTTGCGACATCATCCGCCTTAGTCGAGACCAGGCCAATCAGATGCAGGAGAACATGGAGGCCGACCCACTATTGGCTGTGCTAGAGTC GCAGGACAGTGTAGCGGGGCTCGTCAAGAACATGTTCGAGGGGGAGAGGAGTGAGGCCTCCATTGTTAACGGAACTCAAGTGCTACTTACCTTACTGGAGACCAGGAGGTCTGG GTTGGAAGGGCTGATGGATCTGTATTCTCAGGGTTATGAAAGGTCTTACACTGTCAACAGCAGTATTTTAAATGCCATTGAGCCCCATTTAAAGGACTTCCAGCAGCTTCTTCTGGATCCCCCCAAG AAAAGTGCAATATTGACGACCGTTGGCATTCTAGAGCAGCCACTGGGGAACGCCCGCCTTCACGTGGCCCGGCTGGTGGCCGCCCTGCTGCAGACCAGTGCCCCCAGTATCTGCCAGGAGCTCTGCAATCTCGCCACCATGGACCTACTACTG GATCTGTTCTTCAAATACTCCTGGAATAACTTTTTGCACTTCCAAGTGGAGCTGTGCGTGGCGGCTATCCTAAACCACCCTTCCTCGGATGAGCGGCCCAGCCCCGTCCTCCTGAACCACGACGGGGGGCCTGCAGCGTCCAACCCTGAGTCGCAGGGGGAGGCAGTGGAGACAGGCAGGACCAGCGACCCACAGACCTCCATCCACAATGCCCTCGTAGCACAT CTCTTCCAGAAGTGTTACCTGGTACAGAGGATCCTTGACGCCTGGGAGGAGAACGATAAAATACA GGGTGAGGGCGGCACCAGGAGAGGCAACATGGGTCATCTGACCAGAATTGCCAACATGGTGGTTCAGAACCTGGAGAAAGGACCAGTACAGGTCCAGATCACTGACCTCATCAAAG AGCTGCCAGAAGACTGCAGAGGTCGCTGGGAGAGCTTCGTGGACGAGACCCTGAGAGAGACTAACAGGAGGAACACGGTAGAGCTG GTAAGCACCCACAACATGCACTCGTCCAGTGAAGACGACGACATGGAGAGCCCCTTCCCCAACGACCTGTCTCTCCAGCAG GCCTTCTCTGACTATCAGATCCAACAGATGACCGCCAACTTTGTGGATCAGTTTGGCTTCAATGACGAGGAGTTCAGCGAGCATGATGAGAACATCAA CGCCACATTTGACAGAATTGCCGAAATAAACTTCAATCTAGATGCTGATGATAATAGT GCCAATGCGGCTGCTTTTGAAGCCTGCTGTAAAGAGAGGATACGCCAGTTTGATGAtgctgaagaagaggaggacatttgggaggagaaggagatgaaCTATGCAACACAAGCTAAATCCAGAACAAG GTTCGGGGTCTCCCAAACCTCGGAGGAAAGCTCCAGGAGCAGCATGGAGAACGGAGGCAGGGAGCGGGACCACGGATCTGaatctgatgaggaggaggactcTGAGCAGAACATATCAGATAATG GTCCAGGCCCAGGCTGGACAGCAAATTTCAGGGAATCTGGAGGGACTGCAGCATCCCAGACCCCAGCAGCGTGGGACAGCTCATCGAGGAGTGGAGCAGGGGAGACGCAGGGAAGTGGCTGGGCCAACTTCACTGAGTTCCAGCCTTTCTCCGG TACAGAGACTGAGCCCAGGAGCAGCTCTCCTGTGGACTCGGCCGGCAGTGATGCAGATAAACAAGCCAAACAAAACCACGACAAGGGTG cAGACGTCAGTGCCTCCTCTGATGCTTGGCCGGTGGGAGAAGGGAGGAAGGCTCCCATCGTGGCCTCGGACAGCAGCTCCTCCGGGGGATCCGACAGCGAGGAGGACGACAAAaatgccgccgccgccgccgccgctgctgctgctcctcccgCCGCAGCAGTCGTCGCCGCCTCGGAAACAGCCGGTGCCCCCGGCAACAAGACAGCTGACCTCAAAAG CGAGGAGTGTCCAGTGTCTCTGGAGAAACTCTCTCTGTCAGATCCTCCTAAAGCGTCGGAGCAGCAGCCTGCTGAGGAATCACCCGTAACCACACAGACCGACAGGAA AGAGGAAACGCCACCGCCCCAGCAGGAAGTGTCGGTCAACGGGCCGGTCTGA
- the ppp6r2a gene encoding serine/threonine-protein phosphatase 6 regulatory subunit 2a isoform X16: MFWKFDLHTTSHIDQLLDREDVTLRELMEEDDVLQECKAQNRRLLLFLSQDQCMQELVSLITTEPPADLEERSRFKFPNIACELLTSDVSIINDKLGADDSLLEVLYHFLEQDPPLNPLLASFFSKTIGNLIARKTEQVITFLKKKEGFIGLVLKHIDASAMMDLLLRLISCVEPAPLRQEVLHWLNEEKLVQRLTELIHTGKDEERQSNASQTLCDIIRLSRDQANQMQENMEADPLLAVLESQDSVAGLVKNMFEGERSEASIVNGTQVLLTLLETRRSGLEGLMDLYSQGYERSYTVNSSILNAIEPHLKDFQQLLLDPPKKSAILTTVGILEQPLGNARLHVARLVAALLQTSAPSICQELCNLATMDLLLDLFFKYSWNNFLHFQVELCVAAILNHPSSDERPSPVLLNHDGGPAASNPESQGEAVETGRTSDPQTSIHNALVAHLFQKCYLVQRILDAWEENDKIQGEGGTRRGNMGHLTRIANMVVQNLEKGPVQVQITDLIKELPEDCRGRWESFVDETLRETNRRNTVELVSTHNMHSSSEDDDMESPFPNDLSLQQIQQMTANFVDQFGFNDEEFSEHDENINATFDRIAEINFNLDADDNSANAAAFEACCKERIRQFDDAEEEEDIWEEKEMNYATQAKSRTRFGVSQTSEESSRSSMENGGRERDHGSESDEEEDSEQNISDNGPGPGWTANFRESGGTAASQTPAAWDSSSRSGAGETQGSGWANFTEFQPFSGTETEPRSSSPVDSAGSDADKQAKQNHDKGADVSASSDAWPVGEGRKAPIVASDSSSSGGSDSEEDDKNAAAAAAAAAAPPAAAVVAASETAGAPGNKTADLKSEECPVSLEKLSLSDPPKASEQQPAEESPVTTQTDRKEETPPPQQEVSVNGPV, translated from the exons ATGTTTTGGAAGTTCGACCTGCACACCACCTCCCACATCGACCAGCTGCTGGACAGGGAGGACGTGACGCTGAGAGAGCTGATGGAGGAGGACGACGTCCTGCAGGAGTGCAAAGCCCAGAACCGCCGGCTGCTACTCTTCCTCTCCCAGGACCAGTGCATGCAGGAGCTGGTCAGCCTCATCACCACGGAGCCGCCCGCcgacctggaggagaggagccgGTTTAA GTTTCCCAACATTGCTTGTGAGCTGCTGACATCAGATGTGTCCATTATAAACGATAAGCTGGGCGCGGACGACTCTCTCCTCGAGGTGCTCTATCACTTCCTGGAGCAAGACCCACCCCTCAACCCGCTACTGGCCAGCTTCTTCAGCAAAACCATCGGCAATCTCATTGCCAGGAAAACCGAACAG gTGATTACCTTTCTAAAGAAAAAGGAAGGCTTCATCGGTCTGGTGCTGAAACATATTGACGCCTCTGCCATGATGGACCTGCTGCTTCGCCTCATCAGTTGTGTGGAGCCTGCCCCCTTGAGGCAGGAGGTCCTCCAT TGGCTGAATGAGGAGAAGTTGGTACAAAGACTCACAGAGCTCATCCATACTGGTAAAGATGAAGAG AGACAATCAAATGCATCCCAAACGCTTTGCGACATCATCCGCCTTAGTCGAGACCAGGCCAATCAGATGCAGGAGAACATGGAGGCCGACCCACTATTGGCTGTGCTAGAGTC GCAGGACAGTGTAGCGGGGCTCGTCAAGAACATGTTCGAGGGGGAGAGGAGTGAGGCCTCCATTGTTAACGGAACTCAAGTGCTACTTACCTTACTGGAGACCAGGAGGTCTGG GTTGGAAGGGCTGATGGATCTGTATTCTCAGGGTTATGAAAGGTCTTACACTGTCAACAGCAGTATTTTAAATGCCATTGAGCCCCATTTAAAGGACTTCCAGCAGCTTCTTCTGGATCCCCCCAAG AAAAGTGCAATATTGACGACCGTTGGCATTCTAGAGCAGCCACTGGGGAACGCCCGCCTTCACGTGGCCCGGCTGGTGGCCGCCCTGCTGCAGACCAGTGCCCCCAGTATCTGCCAGGAGCTCTGCAATCTCGCCACCATGGACCTACTACTG GATCTGTTCTTCAAATACTCCTGGAATAACTTTTTGCACTTCCAAGTGGAGCTGTGCGTGGCGGCTATCCTAAACCACCCTTCCTCGGATGAGCGGCCCAGCCCCGTCCTCCTGAACCACGACGGGGGGCCTGCAGCGTCCAACCCTGAGTCGCAGGGGGAGGCAGTGGAGACAGGCAGGACCAGCGACCCACAGACCTCCATCCACAATGCCCTCGTAGCACAT CTCTTCCAGAAGTGTTACCTGGTACAGAGGATCCTTGACGCCTGGGAGGAGAACGATAAAATACA GGGTGAGGGCGGCACCAGGAGAGGCAACATGGGTCATCTGACCAGAATTGCCAACATGGTGGTTCAGAACCTGGAGAAAGGACCAGTACAGGTCCAGATCACTGACCTCATCAAAG AGCTGCCAGAAGACTGCAGAGGTCGCTGGGAGAGCTTCGTGGACGAGACCCTGAGAGAGACTAACAGGAGGAACACGGTAGAGCTG GTAAGCACCCACAACATGCACTCGTCCAGTGAAGACGACGACATGGAGAGCCCCTTCCCCAACGACCTGTCTCTCCAGCAG ATCCAACAGATGACCGCCAACTTTGTGGATCAGTTTGGCTTCAATGACGAGGAGTTCAGCGAGCATGATGAGAACATCAA CGCCACATTTGACAGAATTGCCGAAATAAACTTCAATCTAGATGCTGATGATAATAGT GCCAATGCGGCTGCTTTTGAAGCCTGCTGTAAAGAGAGGATACGCCAGTTTGATGAtgctgaagaagaggaggacatttgggaggagaaggagatgaaCTATGCAACACAAGCTAAATCCAGAACAAG GTTCGGGGTCTCCCAAACCTCGGAGGAAAGCTCCAGGAGCAGCATGGAGAACGGAGGCAGGGAGCGGGACCACGGATCTGaatctgatgaggaggaggactcTGAGCAGAACATATCAGATAATG GTCCAGGCCCAGGCTGGACAGCAAATTTCAGGGAATCTGGAGGGACTGCAGCATCCCAGACCCCAGCAGCGTGGGACAGCTCATCGAGGAGTGGAGCAGGGGAGACGCAGGGAAGTGGCTGGGCCAACTTCACTGAGTTCCAGCCTTTCTCCGG TACAGAGACTGAGCCCAGGAGCAGCTCTCCTGTGGACTCGGCCGGCAGTGATGCAGATAAACAAGCCAAACAAAACCACGACAAGGGTG cAGACGTCAGTGCCTCCTCTGATGCTTGGCCGGTGGGAGAAGGGAGGAAGGCTCCCATCGTGGCCTCGGACAGCAGCTCCTCCGGGGGATCCGACAGCGAGGAGGACGACAAAaatgccgccgccgccgccgccgctgctgctgctcctcccgCCGCAGCAGTCGTCGCCGCCTCGGAAACAGCCGGTGCCCCCGGCAACAAGACAGCTGACCTCAAAAG CGAGGAGTGTCCAGTGTCTCTGGAGAAACTCTCTCTGTCAGATCCTCCTAAAGCGTCGGAGCAGCAGCCTGCTGAGGAATCACCCGTAACCACACAGACCGACAGGAA AGAGGAAACGCCACCGCCCCAGCAGGAAGTGTCGGTCAACGGGCCGGTCTGA